GAGTTTGCATCGTTACATGTAAAGGCAAAAAGAGAAGAAGAGCCCTGTATTTTAATACCTAAGGCTCTTAAGAAGAATCGCTAAAAATTAAAAATCTTTCTCGATTTTAAACGCATCAAAGATGATGTCAATGGCAGACATGCGCGCACCGTGGTTGGTCGCATCCAAAATTTCGCCATCGGTATAGCCAAGATCACGCAAAGCTTGAACATCTTTGGCTTCAACGTTGTGTGGTGTACGTACCGCTTTGAGAACAAACAGTAGCATCGCTTTTTCTTTGGCATCCAATTTGGCATCGCTTGGATTGGCACGCATCGCTTCGACCTCTTTGGGACTCCAGCCCAGCATATTGATGAGAATTGAAGCGTTAAAATCGACACAATAGCTACAGCTGTTTTTATCGGAAATCAGCATACGAATGCTTGCTAAAAGCGGCATCGAGAGGGCTTTTTGTTTGACCATGTAGTATTCGATGAAACTCATTTGCTGTTTGATGAGCTCTGGACTTGCACTAAAGATTTGCGCTGAATTGCTTACGCGTCCTCGCATCGCTTCTATTTTTCCATAAAGCTCGGCGAGCTCACCTGTGGCGTTTTCGGGTTTGACGGTAGTAATTAATGGCATCATGTCTCCTTAGTGATTTAGAAAATTTTGAATGTTTTGTGCAACCAAATTCATAAGAGCCGTGCGTGCTTCAACGCTTGACCATGCGATATGCGGCGTCATAATCAGACGCTCAGGATGCTTTACATGTAAAAGCGGATGATCCTTTTGCATCGGCTCAGTTTCAAGGACATCAAGTCCTACGTAAAGCTCTTTTTCATCGATGATTTTTGCAAGGGCTACCTCATCGATGATGCCGCCGCGTCCGACATTGACAAGCACGGAACCCTCGCTTATCATGGCGAGGGCGTTCATATCG
Above is a genomic segment from Sulfurospirillum halorespirans DSM 13726 containing:
- a CDS encoding carboxymuconolactone decarboxylase family protein, giving the protein MMPLITTVKPENATGELAELYGKIEAMRGRVSNSAQIFSASPELIKQQMSFIEYYMVKQKALSMPLLASIRMLISDKNSCSYCVDFNASILINMLGWSPKEVEAMRANPSDAKLDAKEKAMLLFVLKAVRTPHNVEAKDVQALRDLGYTDGEILDATNHGARMSAIDIIFDAFKIEKDF